The following proteins are encoded in a genomic region of Clarias gariepinus isolate MV-2021 ecotype Netherlands chromosome 12, CGAR_prim_01v2, whole genome shotgun sequence:
- the LOC128534068 gene encoding acyl-coenzyme A amino acid N-acyltransferase 1-like, which produces MSTSPANMLVANQKLAKCPYPLLSVEPNRGLVDEKIWILATNLKPSQEVTLHCLHQSEDKDFWEAFGHYVSNECGTVTVAKDRCMGGTYTGVEPMALMWSLRPVPGSRTGLRLRKQDVLSPMIFHISVYDGHITQDFNQLTPLVTTIIERWYTAPGVQRVNVHEKGVRGTLFIPPGPGPFPAVLDLWGGGGGLVEYRTALLASHGFVAFALDYIWILESSIETKGISATYFETAHQIMQDHPKVLRNRVALLGLSFGGSVVLSIAASSSVIKPQCCIGISCSHVTAVNNAFYDPFEGVKSMLHKARVKDNQVIWRDAILPIPTGPAKKVDVGQIRCPLLLVVGADDQNRASLESAEDMERMTEKAGNHHLLKILIYPGAGHLIEPPYTPHHRATNFRIPGREKAIILWGGQTRLHAYAQEDSWEKILTFLKQHLYCVAPQSRL; this is translated from the exons atgtctaCAAGTCCTGCTAACATGTTGGTCGCGAATCA GAAGCTGGCTAAATGCCCATACCCTTTGCTCTCAGTTGAGCCCAATCGCGGACTCGTGGATGAAAAGATCTGGATTCTAGCGACAAATTTAAAGCCGAGCCAGGAGGTGACACTACACTGTTTGCACCAGTCAGAAGACAAGGACTTTTGGGAGGCATTTGGACATTATGTGAGCAATGAATGTGGCACCGTCACAG TGGCAAAGGACCGCTGCATGGGAGGTACGTACACAGGGGTCGAGCCCATGGCACTGATGTGGAGCCTGCGGCCAGTACCAGGCAGCCGAACAGGACTGAG GTTGCGAAAGCAAGATGTCCTCTCACCAATGATATTCCACATTTCTGTGTATGATGGACACATCACTCAGGATTTTAACCAGCTCACACCATTAGTCACCACCATCATAGAAAGATGGTACACGGCTCCAGGTGTGCAGAGAGTCAATGTACATGAGAAAGGAGTTCGAGGAACTTTGTTCATCCCTCCAG GACCTGGCCCATTTCCAGCTGTGTTGGACTTGTGGGGAGGAGGTGGAGGTCTGGTGGAGTATCGGACTGCCCTGCTGGCATCACATGGCTTTGTTGCTTTTGCTCTGGATTATATTTGGATCTTGGAGTCTTCAATAGAAACAAAAGGCATCAGTGCCACTTATTTTGAG ACAGCACATCAGATCATGCAGGACCATCCCAAGGTGCTAAGAAACAGAGTGGCTCTATTGGGCCTCTCATTTGGTGGGTCTGTTGTTCTATCAATCGCTGCCAGCTCGTCTGTCATTAAG CCCCAGTGTTGTATAGGCATCAGCTGCAGTCATGTCACTGCtgtaaataatgcattttatgacCCCTTTGAAGGGGTTAAaag tatgttGCATAAAGCTCGGGTAAAGGACAATCAGGTCATCTGGAGAGATGCGATCTTGCCCATCCCAACAGGTCCAGCTAAGAAAGTGGAT GTTGGCCAAATAAGATGTCCGCTTCTTTTGGTGGTTGGAGCTGATGATCAGAACCGGGCATCACTGGAGTCAGCTGAAGAT ATGGAGAGAATGactgaaaaggcaggaaatcACCATTTGCTTAAGATCCTCATCTATCCTGGTGCAGGTCACCTGATTGAGCCGCCTTACACACCACACCACAGAGCAACCAACTTCAGGATTCCTGGCAGAGAGAAAG CGATCATACTTTGGGGTGGACAGACCAGACTGCATGCATATGCACAAGAAGACTCATGGGAGAAGATTTTGACTTTCCTAAAGCAACATCTCTATTGTGTAGCTCCACAGAGCAGACTATAG